The Eubacteriaceae bacterium Marseille-Q4139 genome has a window encoding:
- a CDS encoding YitT family protein: protein MGGVKGRAKELWLDFLYDVAGGFLQAVGLHCFIDSIDIAPGGATGIAILANRFTGLPIGTLTFLVNIPLLIASWLFLGKMRTVKTLKTVAILTVILDFIVTPYIPVYTGDKMVSCLFGGVLVGASLALVFMRGSTTGGGDIAAKLLQKFRPHMRTGNAVMATDLVIIAASMAVFGNMESGLYGMINMVVSTYVIDLILYGMNKSTMVMVISPESSVIADRLMHALGRGCTFLKSRGAYSKLEGEMLICVVDRKQFYMAKKIIYEVDGDAFVIVSEAREVYGEGFLDSEWEA, encoded by the coding sequence ATGGGCGGTGTGAAGGGAAGGGCGAAGGAGCTGTGGCTCGATTTCCTGTATGATGTGGCCGGAGGATTTCTCCAGGCCGTCGGGCTCCATTGTTTTATCGACAGCATTGACATTGCGCCGGGCGGCGCCACGGGTATTGCGATTCTGGCAAACCGGTTCACAGGTCTTCCGATTGGTACCCTGACCTTTTTGGTCAATATCCCGCTTTTGATCGCATCCTGGCTTTTTCTCGGAAAGATGCGTACGGTCAAGACATTAAAGACGGTTGCAATCCTGACGGTAATCCTGGACTTTATCGTCACGCCGTATATTCCCGTCTATACAGGCGATAAAATGGTCTCCTGCCTGTTCGGCGGCGTGCTGGTGGGGGCCAGTCTGGCGCTTGTGTTCATGCGGGGCTCTACGACCGGCGGAGGCGATATTGCGGCCAAGCTTCTCCAGAAATTCAGGCCCCACATGCGTACCGGGAATGCCGTGATGGCGACGGACCTTGTCATCATCGCGGCCTCTATGGCTGTGTTCGGGAACATGGAATCCGGCCTTTACGGCATGATTAACATGGTCGTCAGCACGTATGTGATCGACCTGATCCTTTACGGCATGAACAAGAGTACCATGGTGATGGTGATCTCGCCGGAAAGCAGCGTGATTGCCGACCGGCTGATGCATGCTTTGGGGCGCGGCTGTACCTTTTTAAAAAGCCGCGGTGCCTACTCGAAGCTGGAGGGGGAGATGTTAATCTGCGTCGTGGACAGGAAGCAGTTTTACATGGCAAAGAAGATCATTTATGAGGTGGACGGTGATGCGTTTGTGATCGTTTCTGAGGCGAGAGAGGTGTACGGAGAGGGCTTTTTAGACTCCGAATGGGAGGCATGA
- a CDS encoding LysR family transcriptional regulator — MELRVLKYFLAVAREENITKAAQMLHLTQPTLSRQMMQLEEELGVRLFIRGNHSIILTEDGLLLKRRAQELLSLADKTRREFLHKEAGLAGEIMIGSGEFRSTREFARIMVEFQKKHPLVKYQIYSGNADNIRDSIERGLLDLGVMGEPVDIRKYEFLPMPVKERWGILVREDSSLAEKEQIRPEDLLGIPLVTASRDFQGELSGWFGGLFEKMEIAASGNLLYNEAMLVENGMGAVLCIQLNCCYEGLRFIPLFPAVESRTALVWKKDSVFSPATAAFLDFASQCLKGISEDKM; from the coding sequence ATGGAACTTCGGGTCTTAAAATATTTCCTGGCGGTTGCCAGAGAGGAAAACATCACAAAGGCAGCCCAGATGCTGCATTTGACGCAGCCGACCCTTTCCAGACAGATGATGCAGCTGGAGGAGGAGCTGGGAGTGAGGCTGTTCATCCGCGGGAACCACAGCATTATACTGACAGAGGACGGCCTGCTTTTAAAGCGCCGCGCTCAGGAACTTCTTTCCCTGGCAGATAAGACGAGACGGGAGTTTCTGCACAAGGAAGCCGGCCTGGCCGGGGAAATCATGATCGGAAGCGGTGAATTCCGGAGCACGAGGGAGTTTGCCAGGATCATGGTGGAATTCCAGAAAAAGCATCCTCTCGTGAAATATCAGATTTACAGCGGAAATGCCGATAATATCAGGGATTCTATCGAGCGGGGGCTTCTGGATCTCGGGGTGATGGGAGAGCCGGTGGATATCCGCAAATATGAATTTCTGCCCATGCCGGTGAAGGAGCGGTGGGGCATTCTGGTGAGGGAGGACTCCAGTCTGGCGGAGAAGGAGCAGATACGGCCCGAGGATCTCCTGGGGATTCCGTTAGTAACGGCTTCGAGGGATTTTCAGGGCGAGCTCTCCGGATGGTTCGGCGGACTGTTTGAGAAGATGGAGATTGCGGCATCGGGGAACCTGCTTTACAATGAGGCCATGCTGGTGGAAAATGGTATGGGAGCCGTGCTCTGCATCCAATTAAACTGCTGCTACGAAGGGCTCCGTTTCATTCCGCTTTTCCCTGCCGTCGAATCCAGGACGGCCCTTGTCTGGAAAAAAGACTCGGTTTTTTCGCCGGCGACTGCTGCTTTCCTGGATTTTGCATCCCAATGCCTGAAGGGCATTTCTGAAGATAAAATGTAA
- a CDS encoding MerR family transcriptional regulator, which yields MTIYEASERYSIPLEVLREYERWGLCGVVKKVMGAWQYDDEDIKRLSMILTLHDVGFSNEETESYMRLLLEGSDTEEERLEMLRRHRDSTLDEIHFKQKQLDRLDYLRYQIRKASEEKTKKKS from the coding sequence ATGACAATTTATGAGGCAAGCGAGCGTTACAGCATCCCCCTGGAGGTTCTCCGGGAGTATGAGCGGTGGGGGCTGTGCGGTGTGGTAAAAAAGGTCATGGGGGCATGGCAGTACGATGACGAAGACATAAAGCGACTGAGTATGATTTTGACTCTGCACGATGTCGGTTTTTCCAACGAGGAGACGGAAAGCTATATGCGGCTTCTTTTGGAGGGGAGCGATACGGAGGAGGAGCGGTTGGAAATGCTCCGGCGCCACCGGGACAGCACGCTGGATGAGATCCATTTTAAACAGAAGCAGCTTGACCGTCTGGATTACCTTCGGTATCAGATCCGGAAGGCCAGCGAGGAAAAAACAAAAAAGAAATCATGA